Genomic segment of Limnohabitans sp. INBF002:
GAAGACGGCGCACCTGTGCGCGAGAGCTACGTCAACCTGATCCCCACCAGCGCTGGCGGCACGCACGACAGCGGTTTGCGCGATGGCTTGTTCACGGCCGTCAAGAGCTTCATTGAGCTGCATGCCTTGCTGCCCAAGGGCGTCAAGCTCATGCCGGAAGACGTGTTTGCGCGCGCCAGCTACGTGTTGAGCACCAAGGTGCTGGACCCGCAGTTCCAAGGCCAAATCAAAGAGCGCTTGAACTCACGCGACGCCGTGCGTTTGGTGTCGAGCTATGTGCGCCCCACCATGGAGTTGTGGCTCAACCAGCATGTGGAGTACGGCAAAAAGCTGGCTGAACTCGCCATCAAGGCTGCGCAAACGCGCCAAAAGGCGGGCCAAAAAGTCGAGAAACGCAAGGGCTCGGGCGTGGCTGTGTTGCCCGGCAAGTTGACCGATTGCGAAAGCAAAGACATTGCGCACAACGAAGTGTTTTTGGTCGAGGGCGACTCTGCCGGCGGCAGCGCCAAGATGGGCCGCAACAAAGAAAACCAAGCCATTCTGCCGTTGCGCGGCAAAGTGCTGAACACGTGGGAAGTCGAGCGCGACCGCTTGTTTGCCAACAACGAAATTCACGACATTTCGGTGGCCGTGGGCGTGGACCCACACGGCCCCAACGACAGCCCCGACATGAGTGGCCTGCGCTACGGCAAGGTGTGCATCCTGAGTGATGCGGACGTGGACGGCTCGCACATTCAAGTGCTGTTGCTCACGCTGTTCTTCCGCCACTTCCCCAAGCTCATCGAAGCGGGCCATGTGTTTGTGGCGCGCCCCCCATTGTTCCGCGTGGACACGCCCGCGCGTGGCAAAAAGCCAGCGGCCAAGGTGTATGCCTTGGACGAAGGCGAGCTGACCGCCATCCTCGACAAACTGCGCAAAGACGGCGTGGCCGAAGGCAAATGGAGCATCAGCCGATTCAAGGGTTTGGGCGAGATGAGTGCCGAACAACTGTGGGACACCACCCTCAACCCCGACACCCGTCGCCTCATGCCCGTGCAATTGGGCTTGCTGGACTTTGCAACCACCGAAGGTTTGATCACACAACTCATGGGCAAAGGCGAAGCCGCCGCACGCCGTGAGCTGATGGAACTGCATGGCGATTCGATTGAGATTGACGTATGACCGATTTGTTCACCCCTGGACTGCCCACCGCCAACAATAACAATGATGGCGACGGCGACATCGCGC
This window contains:
- a CDS encoding DNA topoisomerase IV subunit B — encoded protein: MATKQPTTPPQYSEGSIRVLKGLEPVKQRPGMYTRTDNPLHIIQEVLDNAADEALAGHGKKIGVTLHSDGSVSIEDDGRGIPFGMHPEEKAPVIELVFTRLHAGGKFDKGSGGAYSFSGGLHGVGVSVTNALAKRMEATSHREGQVARLVFSAGDVVEKLTTRKQESGDRKQGTSVRVWPDAKYFESSALPMNELVHLLRSKAVLMPGVSVTLTNEKTKDTQNWLYKGGLRDYLMQTLHGDPVIPLFEGDGYADSNHDSFAEGEGAAWAVAFTEDGAPVRESYVNLIPTSAGGTHDSGLRDGLFTAVKSFIELHALLPKGVKLMPEDVFARASYVLSTKVLDPQFQGQIKERLNSRDAVRLVSSYVRPTMELWLNQHVEYGKKLAELAIKAAQTRQKAGQKVEKRKGSGVAVLPGKLTDCESKDIAHNEVFLVEGDSAGGSAKMGRNKENQAILPLRGKVLNTWEVERDRLFANNEIHDISVAVGVDPHGPNDSPDMSGLRYGKVCILSDADVDGSHIQVLLLTLFFRHFPKLIEAGHVFVARPPLFRVDTPARGKKPAAKVYALDEGELTAILDKLRKDGVAEGKWSISRFKGLGEMSAEQLWDTTLNPDTRRLMPVQLGLLDFATTEGLITQLMGKGEAAARRELMELHGDSIEIDV